The Antarcticibacterium sp. 1MA-6-2 genome has a window encoding:
- a CDS encoding efflux RND transporter periplasmic adaptor subunit, whose amino-acid sequence MKNLLYISLFSLLLVSCGKTEEGSVEDVIASNNLEEIRAKKVELSKQQSEIAGKIEQLDAAINQMDDTRGFPVVTVQEVIDTTFRHYTRVQGDVATRENIIIYPEFSGVLSQVHVEEGQQVRKGQLLATIDDGGLSSQVAQLEAQANLAKTTFERQQRLWEQNIGSEIQFLEAQTTYQSSQNAVNQLRSQLAKTNVRAPFSGVIDEVISDEGQVVNPGQNQLFRLVNLENMYVEAAVPETYLNQIKKGTSVIVEIPAINKQYEGEVKQVGSFINPNNRTFQVEVSIPNKDGFVKPNLIATVRLNDYTAEGAITIPESAIQKNSMGESIVYVLQKESDSTGTAVRKTVETGKTQDNQVEILSGIETDEQVIIQGSRNLRDQQKVKVKN is encoded by the coding sequence ATGAAAAATTTACTCTATATCTCCCTTTTCTCACTACTGCTTGTTTCCTGTGGGAAAACTGAAGAAGGTTCTGTAGAAGATGTTATAGCTTCTAACAACCTGGAAGAGATCCGGGCGAAAAAGGTAGAGCTAAGCAAGCAACAAAGTGAAATTGCAGGCAAAATTGAGCAACTCGATGCAGCAATAAACCAAATGGACGACACCAGAGGCTTTCCCGTTGTTACTGTTCAGGAGGTGATTGATACCACCTTCAGGCACTACACAAGAGTACAGGGTGATGTTGCTACCAGGGAGAACATAATTATTTATCCGGAATTTTCGGGAGTTCTTTCTCAAGTTCACGTAGAGGAGGGGCAGCAGGTGCGCAAAGGACAGTTACTCGCCACTATTGATGATGGAGGTCTATCGAGCCAGGTGGCACAGCTGGAGGCGCAGGCAAATCTTGCTAAAACCACTTTTGAGAGGCAGCAGCGCTTATGGGAGCAAAATATAGGATCAGAAATCCAGTTTTTGGAAGCTCAAACAACTTATCAATCGTCACAAAATGCTGTAAACCAATTGAGATCTCAATTAGCTAAAACTAATGTGAGAGCACCTTTTAGCGGAGTAATAGATGAAGTAATTTCCGATGAAGGACAGGTTGTAAACCCGGGTCAAAATCAACTATTCAGGCTGGTAAACCTTGAGAATATGTACGTGGAGGCAGCTGTTCCAGAAACATACCTTAATCAAATTAAAAAAGGCACATCGGTAATTGTAGAAATTCCCGCAATTAACAAGCAATATGAAGGAGAGGTTAAACAGGTTGGCAGCTTTATAAATCCCAATAACAGAACATTCCAGGTGGAGGTATCCATACCTAATAAGGATGGATTTGTAAAGCCTAACTTAATTGCTACTGTTAGGCTCAATGACTATACTGCTGAAGGAGCTATAACAATACCAGAGAGTGCTATTCAAAAGAACTCCATGGGGGAGAGTATAGTTTATGTTCTTCAGAAGGAAAGTGACAGCACCGGAACAGCAGTGAGAAAGACTGTAGAAACAGGAAAAACCCAGGATAATCAGGTAGAGATACTTTCAGGTATTGAAACAGATGAACAGGTTATTATCCAGGGAAGCAGAAATTTAAGGGATCAACAAAAGGTCAAAGTAAAAAATTAA
- a CDS encoding TolC family protein: protein MRFGTKQNLGGTATWNQLIFDGSYIVGVQSAQTLLAISRNAKTKTDQSVKEAIVSAYANVLLAEESVQILKKNLQTVDKNYSDTQKIFENGFAEEEDVEQLQITLLGLQNNLNRSERMLEISYEMLAHTLGLPVDTEIKLSEDLDVVAMKYYDLALLSKEIPVEENIDYRIAANNAEAARIFVRLEKAKALPSLTAFVNYGAQAYSGKFTFFNSDQEYFAQSILGVSLNIPIFSSGMRGARTQQMQIEYEQALLELDETENRIRLDINAARNDYEYSLENYETLKRNLELAERIENKNRIKFFEGLATSFELSEAQRQLFNAQQELLQSMLNVITTKATLENLLDTTKYSPNN from the coding sequence GTGAGATTTGGAACGAAACAAAATCTTGGAGGCACCGCCACCTGGAACCAATTAATTTTTGACGGTTCTTATATTGTAGGTGTCCAATCAGCTCAAACTCTTTTAGCAATTTCCAGAAATGCCAAAACCAAGACAGATCAATCTGTAAAAGAGGCTATTGTTTCTGCTTATGCTAATGTACTCTTAGCTGAAGAAAGTGTTCAAATCCTGAAGAAAAACCTCCAGACTGTGGACAAGAATTACAGTGACACCCAAAAGATTTTTGAAAATGGTTTTGCTGAAGAGGAAGACGTGGAACAATTGCAAATCACTCTCCTCGGTTTACAGAACAATTTAAACCGCAGCGAGAGAATGCTGGAGATTTCTTATGAAATGCTTGCCCACACTTTGGGTCTTCCTGTAGATACTGAAATAAAACTGAGTGAAGATCTGGATGTTGTCGCAATGAAATATTACGACCTCGCTCTCCTCTCCAAGGAAATACCTGTCGAGGAAAATATTGATTACAGGATAGCTGCCAATAATGCCGAAGCCGCCCGCATTTTTGTTCGGCTGGAAAAGGCAAAAGCCCTGCCTTCGCTTACTGCTTTTGTCAATTACGGTGCACAGGCCTATAGTGGAAAATTCACCTTCTTCAATAGTGATCAGGAATATTTTGCACAGTCCATTCTTGGAGTAAGCCTTAATATTCCAATTTTCAGCAGCGGAATGCGCGGAGCAAGAACCCAGCAAATGCAGATTGAATATGAACAGGCTCTCTTAGAACTTGATGAAACCGAAAACAGAATTCGGCTTGATATCAATGCAGCAAGAAACGACTATGAATACAGTCTGGAAAATTACGAAACCCTAAAAAGAAATCTGGAACTGGCAGAGAGGATTGAAAACAAAAACAGGATCAAATTTTTTGAGGGACTCGCCACCAGCTTTGAATTAAGTGAAGCGCAACGGCAGCTTTTTAATGCTCAACAGGAATTATTACAATCCATGTTAAATGTAATAACAACAAAAGCGACTCTGGAGAACCTGCTGGACACCACCAAATATTCTCCTAATAATTAA
- a CDS encoding TetR/AcrR family transcriptional regulator, whose amino-acid sequence MKEDIIRTAADMFLTFGFKSVTMDEIANKMGISKKTIYANFSTKTKLVQATTIYILKSIEQGIENIKARENNPIVELYEIKKFVMNHLKDEKSSPQYQLNKYYPKVYQEVQENHSEMMHCSLADNLKKGIDDGLYSVLHTRRIY is encoded by the coding sequence ATGAAAGAAGATATAATACGTACTGCGGCAGATATGTTTTTGACTTTTGGCTTCAAAAGCGTCACTATGGACGAGATTGCCAATAAAATGGGAATATCAAAAAAGACAATTTACGCGAATTTTTCCACGAAAACCAAACTGGTGCAGGCCACCACTATTTACATCCTTAAATCAATAGAGCAGGGAATTGAGAACATCAAGGCCAGAGAAAACAATCCCATTGTAGAGCTTTATGAAATAAAGAAATTTGTAATGAATCATTTAAAGGATGAGAAATCTTCACCACAGTATCAATTAAATAAATATTACCCAAAGGTCTACCAGGAAGTTCAGGAAAATCATTCCGAAATGATGCACTGCAGCCTTGCCGACAATTTGAAAAAAGGTATAGACGACGGTCTTTACTCAGTCCTCCATACCCGTAGAATTTATTAG
- a CDS encoding polyprenyl synthetase family protein, which yields MIYILNLGGKRLRPVLTLMAAEIFDCSHKKALDAALAIEVFHNFSLVHDDIMDDAPLRRGNVTVHEKWDINTGILSGDAMLINAYQLFENYDGPVFKELAQLFSRTAIKVCEGQQYDVDFEARDNVKIGEYLKMIEYKTAVLVGASLQMGAIVAETTGECKEAVYEFGKLLGIAFQLQDDYLDVFGDPESFGKQIGGDIIENKKTFLYLTALAEADELQGRQLEHLYSINPPETSGKISAVKSIFESSGASNLARKEIEKYTTLAFEVLEGIDIPAHKKELLRNFGLLLMNRKV from the coding sequence ATGATCTATATTTTAAATCTGGGAGGCAAGAGACTAAGGCCTGTCCTAACTTTAATGGCTGCAGAAATCTTTGATTGTTCTCACAAAAAAGCTTTGGATGCAGCTTTAGCCATAGAAGTATTTCACAATTTCTCCCTTGTCCATGATGATATTATGGATGATGCCCCTTTGAGAAGAGGCAATGTCACAGTACACGAAAAATGGGATATTAATACAGGTATCCTTTCCGGGGACGCAATGCTCATTAATGCTTACCAGCTATTCGAAAATTATGACGGTCCGGTATTTAAGGAATTGGCACAGTTATTCAGCAGGACGGCAATTAAAGTTTGTGAAGGACAGCAGTATGATGTTGATTTTGAAGCGCGGGATAATGTGAAGATAGGAGAGTATCTTAAAATGATCGAATACAAAACGGCAGTACTCGTTGGTGCCTCACTACAAATGGGAGCCATAGTTGCTGAAACTACCGGAGAATGTAAAGAAGCGGTTTATGAATTTGGAAAATTACTGGGAATAGCCTTTCAATTGCAGGATGATTACCTGGACGTATTTGGTGATCCTGAGTCTTTCGGGAAACAAATTGGAGGGGACATTATAGAAAATAAAAAAACCTTCCTCTATTTAACTGCACTGGCAGAAGCAGATGAATTACAGGGAAGACAACTGGAGCATTTGTATTCCATTAACCCGCCTGAAACTTCAGGAAAAATATCAGCTGTAAAAAGCATTTTTGAAAGCAGTGGAGCTTCAAATCTGGCAAGGAAAGAAATTGAGAAATATACTACTTTGGCTTTTGAAGTTTTAGAAGGAATAGACATCCCGGCACACAAAAAGGAGCTTCTTCGAAATTTTGGATTGTTACTAATGAACAGGAAGGTTTAA
- a CDS encoding alpha-ketoglutarate decarboxylase, producing MTKALNFINPKVFFLLLFLIISNSQIKAQGIEKNPQNPSNFWDQVRLGGSLGLSFGNGNFTGALAPSAVYDFNSYFSAGVGISGAYASQRNYKATSFGGSVIGMFRPIQAIQLSAEYEQLNINTRYEFDGGSMKEQSWVPALFVGLGYNAGLSCYRGSL from the coding sequence ATGACAAAAGCACTAAATTTCATTAATCCCAAAGTTTTTTTTCTTTTGTTGTTTTTAATAATTTCAAACTCACAGATAAAGGCTCAGGGCATAGAGAAGAATCCTCAAAATCCTTCTAACTTCTGGGATCAGGTAAGATTGGGAGGAAGTTTAGGATTATCTTTTGGAAATGGGAATTTCACTGGCGCTCTTGCACCTTCTGCAGTTTATGATTTCAATTCTTATTTTTCTGCAGGTGTAGGCATAAGTGGAGCTTATGCCTCTCAAAGGAATTATAAAGCCACAAGTTTTGGGGGAAGTGTCATTGGAATGTTCAGGCCAATTCAGGCTATTCAGCTATCTGCGGAATATGAACAATTAAATATTAACACGCGGTATGAATTTGATGGCGGCAGTATGAAAGAACAATCCTGGGTTCCCGCTCTGTTTGTAGGATTAGGATATAATGCCGGGCTTAGTTGTTACCGGGGTTCGTTATAA